In Leptospira perdikensis, one genomic interval encodes:
- a CDS encoding VWA domain-containing protein translates to MNFVKDWENRWEEALKLWSDYVKLTPAKFLFSVSEEKTEGLTGSFAAIRLLDHRVLLSVEQIKKYKLEDYPLEIMGHEIGHHVYCPGDLTDQAKLIYIASLALPRLEHLTSRIVNVYEDLYINDHLKRYNQLRMEQVYQKIGKNKDRFWNFYMRTYELLWALPSETLTEGKVDDQIQSDASLVCRMIRNFPNEWSKGMFDFASICFPYFFESKEGNSSNFEKMSTIFDTLDAGKGMVPPSGITDIEVESELFPTEIGPIAKRSINPADFSSICKAMGIEAETSDIVYQYYKDKALPYLIPFPELRTPGAKEEILEGNELWDPGSPIERINWIESTIRSPIVVPGYTTVEDLYGETESYEIKKNPIDLDLFVDCSGSMPNPQSSLSYLTLAGAIISLSALRTGSHVRVTLWSGEKEYETTNGFVRNEKEILKVLTGYFGGGTCFPLDLLEEGYKEKPKSKRHILIISDDGIDTMFTQTYPRNPRAIAKNALEKAEGGGSMVLQLYNPKGNSIINEMGESGWELYPIQSWEDLIQFSKDFVQRNYVRNQILR, encoded by the coding sequence ATGAACTTTGTAAAGGATTGGGAGAACCGTTGGGAAGAAGCACTCAAACTTTGGAGTGATTACGTAAAATTAACACCTGCTAAGTTTTTATTTTCTGTCTCGGAAGAAAAAACTGAGGGTCTAACTGGATCTTTTGCAGCCATACGTTTATTAGATCACAGGGTTTTACTTTCCGTAGAACAAATCAAAAAATACAAACTCGAAGATTATCCCCTAGAAATAATGGGTCATGAAATTGGCCACCATGTGTATTGCCCAGGAGATTTGACTGATCAAGCAAAACTCATTTACATCGCAAGCCTTGCTCTGCCTAGGCTCGAACACCTTACATCGAGAATTGTCAATGTTTATGAAGATCTTTATATCAACGATCATCTAAAACGTTATAACCAATTACGAATGGAGCAAGTGTATCAAAAAATTGGTAAAAACAAAGATAGGTTTTGGAATTTTTATATGAGAACCTATGAATTGTTATGGGCACTTCCCTCAGAAACTCTGACGGAAGGTAAGGTAGATGATCAAATCCAATCGGATGCTAGTCTCGTTTGCCGAATGATTCGTAACTTTCCCAATGAATGGTCGAAAGGGATGTTTGACTTTGCAAGTATTTGTTTTCCTTATTTTTTTGAATCAAAAGAGGGAAACTCATCGAATTTCGAAAAAATGTCGACCATCTTTGATACGTTAGATGCTGGAAAAGGGATGGTCCCCCCTTCCGGAATTACCGACATAGAGGTAGAATCAGAATTATTCCCGACAGAAATTGGACCCATAGCAAAAAGATCAATCAATCCAGCTGATTTTTCATCCATTTGTAAGGCTATGGGAATTGAAGCAGAAACTTCGGACATTGTGTACCAATACTACAAAGACAAAGCTTTGCCATACCTGATTCCTTTTCCGGAGCTACGAACCCCTGGTGCCAAAGAAGAAATTTTAGAAGGAAATGAACTTTGGGATCCAGGTTCCCCAATAGAAAGAATCAATTGGATTGAATCCACTATTCGTAGTCCCATTGTAGTTCCGGGATACACAACAGTAGAAGATCTCTACGGAGAAACGGAATCCTATGAAATCAAAAAGAACCCCATCGACTTAGATTTGTTTGTCGATTGTTCTGGCTCTATGCCAAATCCACAATCTAGTTTGTCCTACTTAACACTTGCTGGTGCCATTATCTCCTTATCAGCACTCAGAACCGGAAGTCATGTCCGTGTGACTTTATGGTCTGGTGAAAAAGAATACGAAACTACAAACGGATTTGTTAGAAACGAAAAAGAAATTTTGAAAGTCCTTACTGGATACTTTGGAGGTGGAACCTGTTTTCCTTTGGATCTACTGGAAGAAGGTTACAAAGAAAAGCCAAAATCAAAAAGGCATATTCTTATTATTTCTGATGATGGGATTGATACCATGTTCACCCAAACTTACCCGAGAAACCCAAGAGCCATTGCAAAAAATGCCTTAGAAAAAGCAGAAGGTGGTGGTTCCATGGTTTTACAACTCTACAATCCAAAGGGAAATTCGATCATCAACGAAATGGGAGAATCTGGATGGGAATTGTACCCTATCCAAAGTTGGGAAGACCTCATCCAGTTCAGTAAAGATTTTGTACAAAGAAATTATGTTAGAAATCAGATACTACGTTAA